A region from the Microcebus murinus isolate Inina chromosome 27, M.murinus_Inina_mat1.0, whole genome shotgun sequence genome encodes:
- the LSM7 gene encoding U6 snRNA-associated Sm-like protein LSm7 isoform X1, whose translation MADKEKKKKESILDLSKYIDKTIRVKFQGGREASGILKGFDPLLNLVLDGTIEYMRDPDDQYKLTEDTRQLGLVVCRGTSVVLICPQDGMEAIPNPFIQQQDA comes from the exons ATGGCG gacaaagagaagaaaaagaaggagagcATCTTGGACCTGTCCAAGTACATCGACAAGACGATTCGCGTGAAGTTCCAGGGAGGCCGCGAAG CCAGTGGAATCCTGAAAGGGTTCGACCCGCTCCTCAACCTCGTGCTTGACGGGACCATCGAGTACATGCGAG ACCCCGACGACCAGTACAAGCTGACGGAGGACACGCggcagctgggcctggtggtgtgcAGGGGCACGTCCGTGGTGCTCATCTGCCCGCAGGACGGCATGGAGGCCATCCCCAACCCCTTCATCCAGCAGCAGGACGCCTAG
- the LSM7 gene encoding U6 snRNA-associated Sm-like protein LSm7 isoform X2, translated as MSSCLSSFSTWEQPKLLSDLPAYVPFPASGILKGFDPLLNLVLDGTIEYMRDPDDQYKLTEDTRQLGLVVCRGTSVVLICPQDGMEAIPNPFIQQQDA; from the exons ATGAGTTCTTGTCTCTCCAGCTTTTCTACCTGGGAGCAACCCAAGCTCCTCAGTGATCTCCCTGCTTATGTTCCTTTTCCCG CCAGTGGAATCCTGAAAGGGTTCGACCCGCTCCTCAACCTCGTGCTTGACGGGACCATCGAGTACATGCGAG ACCCCGACGACCAGTACAAGCTGACGGAGGACACGCggcagctgggcctggtggtgtgcAGGGGCACGTCCGTGGTGCTCATCTGCCCGCAGGACGGCATGGAGGCCATCCCCAACCCCTTCATCCAGCAGCAGGACGCCTAG
- the LINGO3 gene encoding leucine-rich repeat and immunoglobulin-like domain-containing nogo receptor-interacting protein 3, with product MSCWLCVLSLHLLLLPAAPPPAGGCPARCECTAPTRAVACARRRLTAVPDGIPAETRVLELSRNRIRCLNPGDLAALPALEELDLSENVIAHVEPGAFANLPRLRVLRLRGNQLKLIPPGVFTRLDNLTLLDLSENKLVILLDYTFQDLHSLRRLEVGDNDLVFISRRAFAGLLALEELTLERCNLTALSGESLGHLRGLGALRLRHLAIAALEDQNFRRLPALLHLEIDNWPLLEEVAAGSLQGLNLTSLSVTHTNITAVPAAALRHQEHLTCLNLSHNPISTVPRGSFRDLIRLRELHLAGALLAVVEPQAFLGLRQIRLLNLSNNLLSTLEESTFHSVNTLETLRVDGNPLACDCRLLWIVQRRKTLNFDGRLPACATPAEVRGDALRNLPDSVLFEYFVCRKPKIRERRLQHVTATAGDDVRFLCRAEGEPAPTVAWVTPQHRAVTAASAGRAHVLPGGTLEIRDTRPQDSGTYTCVASNAGGNDTYFATLTVQPEPVANRTLAEARNETQAAARAPLDLTTILVSTAMGCITFLGVVLFCFLLLFVWSRGRGQHKNNFSVEYSFRKVDGPAAAAGQGGARKFNMKMI from the coding sequence ATGAGCTGCTGGCTGTGCGTCCTGAGCctgcacctgctgctgctgcccgcGGCGCCGCCCCCGGCCGGGGGCTGCCCGGCCCGCTGCGAGTGCACCGCCCCGACGCGCGCCGTGGCCTGTGCGCGCCGCCGGCTCACCGCCGTGCCCGACGGCATCCCGGCCGAGACGCGCGTGCTGGAGCTCAGCCGCAACCGCATCCGCTGCCTGAACCCCGGCGACCTGGCGGCGCTGCCCGCGCTGGAGGAGCTGGACCTGAGCGAGAACGTGATCGCGCACGTGGAGCCGGGCGCCTTCGCCAACCTGCCGCGCCTGCGCGTCCTGCGCCTGCGCGGCAACCAGCTGAAGCTCATCCCGCCCGGGGTGTTCACGCGCCTGGACAACCTCACGCTGCTGGACCTGAGCGAGAACAAGCTGGTCATCCTGCTGGACTACACCTTCCAGGACCTGCACAGCCTCCGCAGGCTCGAGGTGGGCGACAACGACCTGGTGTTCATCTCGCGCCGGGCCTTCGCGGGGCTGCTGGCGCTGGAGGAGCTCACGCTGGAGCGCTGCAACCTCACGGCACTGTCCGGAGAGTCTCTGGGCCACCTACGGGGCCTGGGCGCCCTGCGGCTGCGGCATCTGGCCATCGCCGCCCTGGAGGACCAGAACTTCCGGAGGCTCCCGGCGCTGTTGCACCTGGAGATCGACAACTGGCCACTGCTGGAGGAGGTGGCCGCGGGCAGCCTGCAGGGCCTCAACCTCACGTCGCTGTCGGTCACCCACACCAACATCACCGCCGTGCCGGCCGCCGCGCTGCGCCACCAGGAGCACCTgacctgcctcaacctctcgcACAACCCCATCAGCACGGTGCCGCGCGGGTCCTTCCGGGACCTGATCCGCCTGCGCGAGCTGCACCTGGCAGGGGCCCTGCTGGCCGTGGTGGAGCCGCAGGCCTTCCTGGGGCTGCGACAGATCCGCCTGCTCAACCTCTCCAACAACCTGCTGTCCACGCTGGAGGAGAGCACGTTCCACTCGGTGAACACGCTGGAGACGTTGCGCGTGGACGGCAACCCGCTGGCGTGCGACTGTCGCCTGCTGTGGATCGTGCAGCGCCGCAAGACCCTCAACTTCGACGGGCGGCTGCCTGCCTGCGCCACCCCGGCCGAGGTGCGCGGCGACGCGCTGCGCAACCTGCCCGACTCCGTGCTGTTCGAGTACTTCGTGTGCCGCAAGCCCAAGATCCGCGAGCGGCGGCTGCAGCACGTCACGGCCACCGCGGGCGACGACGTGCGCTTCCTCTGCCGCGCCGAGGGCGAGCCGGCACCCACCGTGGCCTGGGTGACGCCCCAGCACCGCGCGGTGACGGCTGCCAGCGCCGGTCGGGCGCACGTGCTGCCCGGGGGCACCCTGGAGATCCGGGACACGCGGCCGCAGGACAGCGGCACCTACACCTGCGTGGCCAGCAACGCGGGCGGCAACGACACCTACTTCGCCACGCTGACCGTGCAGCCCGAGCCGGTCGCCAACCGGACCCTGGCCGAGGCGCGCAACGAGACGCAGGCGGCCGCGCGCGCGCCGCTGGACCTCACCACCATCCTGGTGTCCACGGCCATGGGCTGCATCACCTTCCTCGGCGTGGTCCTCTTCTGCTTCCTGCTGCTGTTCGTGTGGAGCCGGGGCCGCGGGCAGCACAAGAACAACTTCTCCGTGGAGTACTCCTTCCGCAAGGTGGAcggcccggccgccgccgcggGCCAGGGCGGCGCGCGCAAGTTCAACATGAAGATGATCTGA